A single window of Archangium gephyra DNA harbors:
- a CDS encoding tetratricopeptide repeat protein, producing the protein MTELEPLLQRIEQLTPHFGRAQDDLVALATRGRNRDYKGVLQNARLVLEMLLRSLVSTELKQTPGKAMLDELITKFRQQANAGIIPTHILAHMGTVQAWGNLSSHDHAAGLHDDTGVKVDLQEAATSLNSLVAILTWYKESHGQETALAPATEAPVKVTPSASTVRRVPSARPADGRRLALAGGAALVAVAAGLGVLSYRPGAGPSSTAPSLREKVDALYAVNAEPAPPADCQEKDPQGLVMLLELGSKLSDGVPDKDRVREATAALPALRARGPQWSPEGWFHVARASLLAGQPDAEAMNKALLCANFAAAENLAGRMGVAHQNLKEAVERLTRAAELDARFWKPRYNLGLIYLQVLRVDKAVLWLQRAAESAPEIADIHFRLGEAYQARAKETETAGRPQEAVADHELARAAFCRAKALGHPDAAALCTAP; encoded by the coding sequence ATGACGGAACTGGAGCCGCTGCTACAGCGCATCGAGCAGCTCACGCCGCACTTTGGCAGGGCTCAGGACGACCTGGTGGCCCTGGCCACCCGGGGACGCAACCGGGACTACAAGGGCGTGTTGCAGAACGCGCGGCTCGTGCTCGAGATGCTCCTGCGCTCGCTGGTCAGCACCGAGCTGAAGCAGACGCCGGGCAAGGCGATGCTCGATGAGCTGATCACCAAGTTCCGCCAGCAGGCCAACGCCGGAATCATCCCCACCCATATCCTCGCGCACATGGGGACGGTGCAGGCCTGGGGAAACCTGAGCTCGCACGACCACGCGGCCGGGCTCCACGACGACACGGGCGTGAAGGTGGACCTCCAGGAGGCGGCGACGAGCCTCAACTCCCTGGTGGCCATCCTCACCTGGTACAAGGAGTCACACGGCCAGGAGACCGCGCTCGCCCCGGCGACGGAGGCTCCCGTGAAGGTGACTCCGTCGGCGTCCACGGTGCGGCGGGTTCCCTCGGCCCGGCCCGCGGACGGCCGGCGGCTGGCGCTGGCGGGAGGTGCCGCTCTCGTGGCGGTGGCCGCGGGCCTGGGCGTGCTCTCGTACCGTCCCGGGGCCGGCCCGTCCTCCACGGCTCCCAGCCTCCGGGAAAAGGTGGATGCGCTCTACGCGGTGAACGCGGAGCCTGCTCCTCCCGCCGATTGCCAGGAGAAGGACCCACAGGGGCTCGTGATGCTCCTCGAGCTGGGCTCGAAGCTCTCGGACGGCGTCCCGGACAAGGACCGGGTCCGCGAGGCCACCGCGGCGCTCCCGGCGCTGCGGGCCCGGGGACCTCAGTGGAGCCCGGAAGGGTGGTTCCACGTGGCCAGGGCGAGCCTCCTGGCGGGCCAGCCCGATGCGGAGGCCATGAACAAGGCGCTCCTGTGCGCGAACTTCGCGGCGGCGGAGAACCTCGCGGGACGGATGGGGGTGGCCCACCAGAACCTGAAGGAGGCCGTGGAGCGCCTCACCCGCGCCGCGGAGCTGGACGCACGCTTCTGGAAGCCTCGCTACAACCTGGGGTTGATCTACTTGCAGGTGCTTCGCGTGGACAAGGCCGTGCTGTGGCTGCAACGCGCGGCCGAGAGCGCTCCCGAGATCGCCGACATCCACTTCAGGCTGGGAGAGGCCTACCAGGCGCGAGCCAAGGAGACCGAGACGGCCGGCCGGCCCCAGGAGGCCGTCGCGGACCATGAGCTCGCCCGGGCCGCCTTCTGCCGCGCGAAGGCGCTCGGCCATCCGGACGCCGCCGCCCTCTGCACGGCCCCCTGA
- a CDS encoding OsmC family protein: protein MSQPTPATGVVMTVASAPGFHCKLEHGPSGTKITTEAPKDNGGTGMSFSPTDLVGAALASCALTTMSLAASREGIPFGDARARVEKRMTPPPRRIGELVLEIDMPAGLSAAHRARLEEVAHGCPVTRSLHPDVKIPLTFRYPDEAR, encoded by the coding sequence ATGAGCCAACCCACTCCCGCCACCGGCGTCGTGATGACCGTCGCGAGCGCGCCGGGCTTCCACTGCAAGCTGGAGCACGGCCCGTCCGGCACGAAGATCACCACCGAGGCCCCCAAGGACAACGGCGGCACGGGCATGTCCTTCTCACCCACGGACCTCGTGGGGGCGGCGCTCGCTTCCTGCGCCCTCACCACCATGTCCCTGGCCGCCTCGCGCGAGGGGATTCCCTTCGGTGATGCGCGCGCCCGGGTGGAGAAGCGGATGACGCCTCCGCCGCGCCGCATTGGCGAGCTGGTGCTGGAGATCGACATGCCCGCGGGCCTCTCCGCCGCGCACCGCGCCCGGCTGGAAGAGGTGGCGCACGGCTGCCCCGTCACGCGCAGCCTGCACCCGGACGTGAAGATTCCCCTGACCTTCCGCTACCCCGACGAGGCCCGGTAG